Proteins encoded within one genomic window of Anopheles gambiae chromosome 3, idAnoGambNW_F1_1, whole genome shotgun sequence:
- the LOC1279089 gene encoding plasmanylethanolamine desaturase 1: MDLISLPPCSRRTELTTMANEQPMALSPASTSAIKISTTFLKTPVKTDQEILQNSMLEDDPNSNTILPSNELSEEHRTSLEKPARWGPRHKGAQELAKLYSNGKRTQELICVYICISLMILNLGLILRHFRLERISNVLVAAIFGILTADFGSGLVHWGADTWGSVDLPIVGKNFLRPFREHHIDPTSITRHDFIETNGDNFMVALPILGKLAWNFFTKTNAEIQQDYAISAYLFLCSIFIAMTNQIHKWSHTYWGLPKWVLFLQNHHIILPRRHHRIHHVAPHETYFCITTGWLNWPLEKIKFWSTLEAIIELSTGHKPRADDFKWAQKRT; the protein is encoded by the exons ATGGATTTGATATCGCTACCACCCTGCTCGAGACGCACGGAACTGACGACAATGGCGAACGAGCAACCGATGGCATTGTCGCCGGCGTCCACCTCGGCGATTAAGATCTCGACGACATTTTTAAAG ACGCCTGTCAAGACGGACCAGGAAATACTCCAAAACTCCATGCTGGAAGATGACCCAAATTCCAACACAATACTCCCAAGCAACGAGCTGAGCGAAGAGCACCGTACGAGCCTGGAGAAACCGGCACGCTGGGGACCACGGCACAAAGGAGCACAGGAGCTGGCGAAGCTGTACAGTAATG GAAAGCGAACTCAGGAACTGATCTGTGTCTATATTTGCATCTCACTAATGATACTGAATTTGGGCTTAATATTGCGGCACTTCCGTTTGGAGCGCATCAGCAACGTATTAGTGGCCGCCATTTTTGGCATTCTGACGGCAGACTTCGGTTCGGGGCTGGTACACTGGGGTGCCGACACCTGGGGTTCCGTAGACTTGCCCATCGTGGGTAAG AATTTTCTTCGGCCATTCCGGGAGCATCATATTGATCCGACGTCCATCACGCGCCATGACTTTATCGAAACGAACGGGGACAACTTTATGGTCGCACTACCGATTCTCGGGAAGTTGGCGTGGAACTTCTTCACCAAAACGAACGCAGAAATACAGCAGGACTATGCCATCAGTGCGTACTTGTTTCTCTGTTCAATCTTCATTGCCATGACGAATCAG ATTCACAAGTGGTCCCATACGTACTGGGGCCTACCGAAGTGGGTCCTGTTTCTGCAGAATCATCATATCATTTTGCCAAGACGCCATCATCGCATTCACCATGTGGCACCTCACGAAACGTACTTCTGCATAACGACGGGTTGGTTGAACTGGCCACTGGAAAAGATAAA GTTTTGGTCAACGCTGGAAGCAATCATTGAACTATCGACAGGCCATAAACCCCGGGCGGATGATTTCAAATGGGCTCAAAAGCGTACTTGA
- the LOC1279087 gene encoding alanine--tRNA ligase, cytoplasmic, giving the protein MDTSLTASQIRSIFLDFFKEKEHLYVHSSSVIPLDDPTLLFANAGMNQFKPIFLGTVDPNSDMAKWVRTANTQKCIRAGGKHNDLDDVGKDVYHHTFFEMLGNWSFGDYFKKEICTWAWELLTERLKLPKERLYVTYFGGHPESGLEPDLECREIWLKLGVKEEHILPGSMKDNFWEMGETGPCGPCSELHFDRIGGRSVPELVNMDDPDVLEIWNLVFIQYNREQDSSLKLLPKKHIDCGMGFERLVSVIQDKRSNYDTDVFMPLFDAIQKGTGAAAYQGRVGADDSDGVDMAYRVLADHARTITIALADGGFPDNTGRGYVLRRILRRAVRYATEKLNAKPGFFATLVDTVVQLLGETFPEVRKDPQHIKNVINEEEQQFLKTLTRGRNLLNRTIAKLGNSKVIPGDVAWRLYDTYGFPIDLTLLMAEEKQMTIDMEGYEKAKHESYIISQGKEKSKTATIDLDVHGISELQERKVPATDDSFKYRYKAESIDPLAQYVFEPCTGKIVALRFNNAFVEEVQAGQECGVILDRTNFYAESGGQIYDQGFLVKVNDESSEFNVSLVYNRGGYVLHIGVVEGTLRVGDEVHCHMDVVRRQLTMKNHSATHALNHSLLKVLGQDTDQRGSLVVPEKLRFDFTNKSAMTIEQVAEAERLTREVVKRNVQVYAKEANLAVAKTIRGLRSVFDEVYPDPVRVISFGVPVEQLEADPTGEAGVINSVEFCGGTHLHQSGHMVDFVITTEEAIAKGIRRIVALTGPEALKALKKTELLEQELSKLRATIDGDKEGREAKEHVKKIIELTDDVSQATIPYVKKDELRTVLKGLKKALDDKERVARAAVASGVVEKAKELSQAHKDAPFLVQRLEALNNTKALDSALKEVRKVNPEQSALFLSVDEDSKKIFCLASVPKSAVDKGLKANEWISHIAPVMGGKGGGKPESAQASGGNFDKADEILELARLFAASKLE; this is encoded by the coding sequence ATGGACACCTCGCTGACCGCTTCCCAGATCCGGAGCATCTTTCTCGACTTCTTCAAGGAGAAGGAGCATCTGTACGTGCACTCGTCGTCGGTGATCCCGCTGGACGATCCGACGCTGCTGTTCGCCAATGCGGGCATGAACCAGTTTAAGCCGATCTTTCTCGGCACGGTCGACCCGAACAGCGACATGGCGAAGTGGGTGCGCACGGCCAACACGCAGAAGTGCATCCGTGCCGGCGGCAAGCACAACGATCTGGACGACGTCGGCAAGGATGTGTACCATCACACGTTCTTCGAGATGCTGGGCAACTGGTCGTTTGGCGACTACTTCAAGAAGGAGATCTGTACGTGGGCGTGGGAGCTGCTGACCGAGCGGCTGAAGCTGCCGAAGGAGCGTCTGTACGTGACGTACTTCGGGGGCCATCCTGAGTCGGGACTGGAGCCGGATCTGGAGTGTCGCGAGATTTGGCTGAAGCTGGGCGTGAAGGAGGAACACATCCTGCCCGGAAGCATGAAGGACAACTTCTGGGAGATGGGCGAAACTGGCCCGTGTGGACCGTGCTCGGAGCTGCATTTCGATCGCATCGGTGGGCGCAGCGTGCCGGAGCTGGTCAATATGGACGATCCGGACGTGCTGGAGATTTGGAATCTGGTGTTCATCCAGTACAACCGCGAGCAGGACAGTTCGTTGAAGCTGCTGCCCAAGAAGCATATCGATTGTGGAATGGGGTTCGAGCGGCTCGTGTCGGTGATACAGGACAAGCGGTCGAACTACGATACGGACGTGTTTATGCCGCTGTTTGATGCGATTCAGAAGGGCACGGGTGCAGCAGCATACCAGGGCCGGGTCGGTGCGGACGATAGTGATGGGGTGGATATGGCGTACCGTGTGCTGGCGGATCACGCTCGTACGATCACGATCGCGCTGGCCGACGGTGGATTCCCGGACAACACTGGGCGCGGCTATGTGCTGCGGCGCATTCTGCGTCGTGCCGTGCGGTACGCCACGGAGAAGCTGAACGCAAAGCCGGGATTCTTCGCCACGCTCGTGGATACGGTGGTGCAGCTGCTGGGGGAAACGTTTCCGGAGGTGCGCAAAGATCCGCAGCACATCAAGAACGTGATCAATGAGGAGGAGCAACAGTTCCTGAAGACGCTTACCCGGGGACGTAATCTGTTGAACCGCACGATCGCGAAGCTGGGCAATAGCAAGGTGATACCGGGCGATGTGGCCTGGCGCCTGTACGATACGTACGGCTTCCCGATCGATCTGACGCTGCTGATGGCTGAGGAGAAGCAGATGACGATCGACATGGAAGGGTACGAGAAGGCCAAGCACGAATCGTACATTATATCGCAGGGCAAGGAAAAGTCCAAGACGGCCACGATCGATCTGGACGTGCACGGCATCTCGGAGCTGCAGGAGCGCAAGGTGCCCGCGACGGACGATTCGTTCAAGTACCGGTACAAGGCGGAATCGATCGACCCGCTGGCGCAGTACGTGTTCGAACCGTGCACTGGCAAGATCGTGGCCCTGCGCTTTAACAACGCGTTCGTGGAGGAAGTGCAGGCCGGCCAGGAGTGTGGAGTGATACTGGATCGTACCAACTTTTACGCCGAAAGCGGCGGCCAGATCTACGACCAGGGCTTTCTGGTGAAGGTGAACGACGAGAGCAGCGAGTTTAACGTGTCGCTCGTGTACAACCGGGGAGGATACGTGCTGCACATCGGTGTGGTGGAGGGTACGCTACGCGTCGGGGACGAGGTGCACTGCCACATGGACGTGGTGCGCCGTCAGCTGACGATGAAGAATCATTCGGCCACTCACGCCCTCAACCACTCGCTGCTAAAGGTGCTTGGCCAGGACACGGATCAGCGAGGCTCGCTGGTGGTGCCGGAGAAGCTGCGGTTCGATTTCACCAACAAATCGGCTATGACCATCGAGCAGGTCGCTGAAGCGGAACGGTTGACGCGCGAAGTCGTGAAGCGGAATGTGCAGGTGTACGCGAAGGAAGCGAACCTGGCAGTCGCCAAGACGATCCGCGGATTGCGCTCCGTGTTCGATGAGGTGTACCCCGATCCGGTCCGCGTCATTTCGTTCGGTGTGCCGGTAGAGCAGCTCGAAGCCGACCCAACGGGCGAGGCGGGTGTGATCAACTCGGTCGAGTTTTGCGGTGGCACCCATCTGCACCAGTCCGGCCACATGGTGGACTTTGTCATCACGACGGAGGAAGCGATTGCGAAGGGAATCCGGCGCATCGTCGCACTGACCGGACCGGAAGCGCTGAAGGCGTTGAAAAAGACGGAACTGCTCGAGCAGGAGCTGAGCAAACTGCGGGCCACTATCGACGGGGATAAGGAGGGCCGGGAAGCGAAAGAGCACGTGAAGAAGATTATCGAGCTGACGGACGACGTGTCGCAGGCGACCATACCGTACGTGAAGAAGGACGAGCTGCGCACGGTACTGAAGGGACTAAAGAAGGCGCTCGACGATAAGGAGCGTGTCGCCAGGGCGGCCGTCGCTAGCGGTGTGGTCGAGAAGGCGAAGGAACTGTCCCAAGCGCACAAGGATGCACCGTTCCTGGTGCAGCGGCTGGAGGCGCTGAACAACACGAAGGCACTCGATTCCGCCCTGAAGGAGGTGCGCAAGGTCAATCCGGAGCAGTCCGCGCTGTTCCTGTCGGTGGACGAGGATTCGAAGAAGATTTTCTGCCTCGCCAGCGTACCAAAGTCGGCCGTCGACAAGGGCCTGAAGGCGAACGAATGGATCTCACACATTGCGCCGGTTATGGGCGGTAAGGGTGGCGGTAAGCCGGAGTCCGCCCAGGCCTCCGGAGGAAACTTCGACAAGGCGGACGAGATTCTGGAGTTGGCTCGCCTTTTCGCCGCCTCGAAGCTGGAGTAA
- the LOC1279088 gene encoding mitochondrial ribosome-associated GTPase 2 — translation MWSTIFRTLLATRQSQVIAPARRVLLQDVARYSNQRIAVPLRSKKPKSSKPTTQYFVDCRHVRTIGGKGGDGCVSFLRLWCNENAGPDGGDGGNGGHVVLQATQDVKDLNHITSLLRADDGEKGATKDCHGKNANHTVVKVPIGTIVRNPQGKVVGDLSSEGMMFVAARGGAGGKGNHFFKSDLEQAPQVAEFGATGEETAYTLELRSMAHIGFIGLPNAGKSTLLRAISRARPKVAAYPFTTLKPHLGIVQYDDYEQIAVADLPGLIEGSHKNKGLGIQFLKHAERCNALLFVIDASADEPWVHYHTLLHELSMFSEELVTRPRFIIANKVDLPEAERNVELLAHHVDVPVIPISAKMGTNIAEMLHEIRIIYETSRTAREASEATAKEQEEGPR, via the exons ATGTGGAGCACTATTTTTCGCACATTATTAGCCACACGCCAAAGTCAAGTGATTGCACCGGCAAGACGTGTGCTGCTGCAAGACGTTGCCCGCTACTCTAATCAAAGGATAGCCGTTCCATTGCGCAGCAAAAAGCCCAAATCCAGCAAACCCACG ACACAGTACTTTGTCGACTGTCGACACGTACGCACCATCGGCGGCAAGGGTGGTGACGGATGCGTTTCCTTCCTCCGCCTGTGGTGCAATGAAAATGCCGGCCCCGATGGAGGCGATGGTGGTAACGGTGGGCACGTGGTGCTGCAGGCCACGCAGGACGTAAAGGATCTTAACCACATCACTTCGCTGCTCCGTGCAGACGATGGCGAAAAGGGTGCGACCAAGGACTGTCACGGCAAGAACGCAAACCACACGGTCGTGAAGGTACCGATCGGGACAATCGTACGCAATCCCCAGGGCAAGGTGGTGGGCGACCTCAGCAGTGAAGGCATGATGTTTGTGGCAGCACGCGGCGGTGCCGGTGGGAAGGGAAACCATTTCTTCAAGAGCGATCTCGAGCAGGCACCGCAGGTGGCGGAGTTCGGTGCCACTGGGGAGGAAACGGCGTACACGCTGGAACTGCGCAGCATGGCACACATCGGCTTTATTGGGTTGCCGAACGCGGGAAAGAGCACGCTGTTGCGGGCGATTAGCCGGGCCCGGCCAAAGGTAGCAGCGTACCCGTTTACCACCCTCAAGCCGCACCTCGGGATAGTGCAGTACGATGATTACGAGCAGATTGCGGTGGCGGATCTGCCCGGCTTGATCGAGGGGTCGCACAAGAACAAGGGACTGGGCATACAGTTCCTGAAGCACGCGGAACGCTGCAATGCGCTGCTGTTCGTGATCGATGCGTCGGCCGACGAACCGTGGGTTCACTATCACACGCTCCTGCACGAACTGAGCATGTTCAGTGAGGAGCTGGTGACGCGCCCACGGTTTATCATTGCGAACAAAGTGGATCTTCCCGAGGCGGAGCGAAATGTGGAGCTGCTAGCACACCATGTCGATGTGCCGGTTATTCCCATCAGCGCAAAGATGGGCACTAACATCGCAGAAATGCTGCATGAAATTCGGATCATCTATGAGACGAGTCGAACGGCACGGGAAGCTAGTGAAGCAACCGCCAAAGAGCAAGAGGAAGGACCACGATGA
- the LOC1279090 gene encoding uncharacterized protein LOC1279090 has protein sequence MYTAIEFYNASFNRLKLSSRLIGAGLWEKQEGILWGRVASVMQIVLFLTLHAWTGYKYRYDALQMLETQSLICTGAALMIKYFTMIRNPAPVRELSGNIETQMYTKYQEMSPEYPVVLKYGRVLYIAGHIMIGGYFGSLFIIWINPLIMYFKEGRVMLLFFCEIPYVDWTVMKGYWITVILQLFFYITGTCGLILVDYLCAYFTINGSLYVDILRFHLDELSELLASPGYQTRNSPEIMAKVSRKWRMCLVEHQRIVEYYDNFSDLWSMINLAQVSCSVFGICINMLIIFLTDWYAAYAILFALFIDLSVHFVLGAIIERKVDDLHISLMHFPWYLMDDRRQKEYKLLLLRAQQPSGMSIAGLTPVNYETYTQVR, from the exons ATGTACACTGCGATCGAATTCTACAACGCCAGCTTTAACCGGCTTAAGCTTTCCAGTCGGCTGATCGGTGCGGGTTTGTGGGAAAAGCAGGAAGGCATATTGTGGGGTCGGGTCGCGAGCGTGATGCAGATAGTGTTGTTTTTGACTTTGCATGCTTGGACGGGCTACAAGTATCGCTATGATGCGCTACAGATGCTCGAGACGCAATCGCTCATCTGTACCGGTGCCGCGTTGATGATCAAGTACTTTACGATGATTCGGAATCCGGCCCCGGTCCGTGAGCTTTCGGGCAATATTGAAACGCAGATGTACACCAAGTATCAGGAGATGAGCCCCGAGTATCCAGTGGTGCTGAAGTATGGACGGGTATTGTACATTGCTGGGCACATCATGATCGGAGGATACTTTGGTTCGTTGTTTATCATATGGATCAATCCGCTGATCATGTATTTTAAAGAAGGTCGTgtgatgttgctgtttttctgCGAAATTCCGTACGTCGATTGGACGGTGATGAAAGGCTACTGGATCACGGTTATATTGCAGCTTTTCTTCTACATCACCGGAACGTGCGGATTGATTTTGGTCGATTATTTGTGCGCATATTTCACGATCAACGGGTCACTGTACGTGGACATTTTGCGCTTTCATCTAGACGAACTCAGCGAGCTGCTAGCTAGTCCGGGTTATCAGACGCGCAACTCGCCGGAAATTATGGCGAAGGTGAGCCGCAAATGGAGAATGTGTCTCGTGGAGCATCAACGCATCGTAGA ATATTATGATAATTTTTCCGACCTGTGGAGTATGATTAACCTAGCACAAGTGAGCTGTAGTGTGTTTGGGATCTGCATCAATATGCTGATTATTTTCCTG ACCGATTGGTATGCGGCGTATgcaattttgtttgcactgTTCATAGACCTGTCGGTACATTTTGTGCTAGGGGCTATCATCGAGAGAAAG GTTGACGATCTGCATATTAGTTTGATGCATTTCCCTTGGTATTTGATGGACGATAGGCGACAGAAAGAATACAAGCTGCTACTATTACGTGCGCAACAACCATCTGGAATGTCGATTGCTGGTCTCACGCCAGTTAATTATGAAACCTACACTCAGGTGCGATAG